In the genome of Tachysurus vachellii isolate PV-2020 chromosome 9, HZAU_Pvac_v1, whole genome shotgun sequence, one region contains:
- the atmin gene encoding ATM interactor, whose amino-acid sequence MKDSNMAATEAGESDCAGASCPREEIIKPSITELTKVRTNILCTVQGCGKILPNTPALNMHLVKSHRVKEGIFNPTVRKNMKGSQKLYCCPIEGCPRGPNRPFSQFALVKQHFMKMHAEKKHKCLKCSNGYSTEWDLKRHAEDCGRTYSCTCGCPYASRTALLSHIYRTGHEVPKEHRYPPVKKRKMEKLSRSATNLKPNGQTYETEATEGAVPAEGASHTPDLPQRNCVNSKNLHKLLLPMPKMAIVNVPVMQLAHLPVLLPPAESSALRSLVLTVDPQGSVSTLHLMPQSLGSVMPPLNTKSFKETTPVSKSNPDAISTGIQVYLENLVSVDEPGNDLGSRSKSTSTNIQTDISFLNKGSIGGVNIGPASEASVSSGSQTDISVSAQIQLPVSVQTQTFPLRSKVTFSIGAQTETLGQISFPSGNTTKETQTSYATAASVNKTQMDQAIMCANLFDSDMLNVSTQTTVPFGTNDLDPMSSESGFFEDKSASSLCFGAQRDLLQQNTVADNQTQTINLFNDLENILSDTMASGAQSCGSGLGPVQEQHTGIDFDIEDFLNATHIQTQTDESALGGLSSDTPLELLDIETQTDFFLFDNLEDGHHCDVSTRVQTNDLELEMFDTQTQTDLNFLLDPSNHMSLGSILRHSSFNMSTESSDTETQTETRAPAPPPTLQLPCSNDGQIRLSSTETQTVPSSSSLGHLFLTSNETQTVMDDFLSADLAWNVDSHFSSVETQTGEDLLSLFQHSDKDIS is encoded by the exons ATGAAGGATTCCAACATGGCGGCCACCGAGGCGGGTGAGTCGGACTGCGCCGGTGCTTCGTGTCCCAGAGAAGAGATTATTAAACCGTCCATAACGGAGCTGACCAAAGTGCGGACCAACATCTTGTGCACGGTTCAAGGATGCGGCAAAATCCTCCCCAACACCCCGGCGCTCAACATGCACCTGGTCAAGTCCCACCGAGTCAAG GAGGGTATCTTCAATCCTACGGTACGAAAGAATATGAAAGGTTCACAGAAGCTCTACTGTTGTCCGATAGAGGGCTGTCCGAGAGGCCCTAACAGACCTTTTTCCCAGTTTGCGCTGGTTAAGCAG CATTTTATGAAGATGCACGCAGAGAAGAAGCACAAATGTCTAAAGTGCAGCAACGGATACAGCACAGAATGGGACTTGAAGAGGCACGCCGAGGATTGCGGAAGGACCTACAGCTGCACGTGCGGCTGTCCGTACGCAAGTCGAACTGCACTGCTGTCGCACATCTACAGAACTGGCCACGAGGTTCCCAAAGAGCATAG GTATCCACCcgtcaagaaaagaaaaatggaaaaacttTCTCGAAGTGCAACAAATCTCAAGCCTAATGGACAAACTTATGAAACCGAAGCCACAGAAGGAGCAGTTCCTGCTGAAGGAGCATCACACACTCCAGATTTACCACAGCGCAATTGCGTCAACTCTAAAAACCTCCATAAGCTTCTCCTACCCATGCCTAAAATGGCTATTGTCAATGTCCCTGTGATGCAGCTGGCACACTTGCCTGTCCTTCTTCCGCCAGCAGAGAGCAGTGCTTTGAGGTCATTGGTCTTGACAGTGGACCCCCAAGGCTCTGTAAGTACATTACACCTCATGCCTCAGTCGCTCGGGTCAGTAATGCCTCCGCTAAACACTAAAAGTTTCAAGGAAACCACACCTGTTTCCAAATCAAACCCGGATGCCATCAGTACAGGGATCCAAGTCTATTTAGAAAACCTGGTCTCAGTTGACGAACCAGGTAACGATTTGGGATCAAGAAGTAAAAGCACCTCAACCAACATTCAAACGGATATCTCATTCCTCAATAAGGGATCTATCGGGGGAGTCAATATCGGACCCGCAAGCGAGGCCTCGGTTTCCTCTGGTTCTCAAACTGACATCAGTGTGAGCGCCCAGATCCAGCTTCCAGTCAGCGTACAAACTCAGACGTTCCCTTTGAGGTCCAAAGTCACGTTCTCCATTGGGGCACAAACTGAAACTCTAGGTCAGATTTCTTTTCCATCTGGTAACACAACGAAGGAAACTCAGACAAGTTACGCCACAGCGGCTTCAGTAAATAAGACCCAAATGGACCAAGCTATAATGTGTGCAAATCTGTTTGATTCTGATATGCTCAACGTCTCTACACAGACTACAGTACCTTTTGGCACCAATGATCTTGATCCCATGAGCTCAGAATCAGGATTTTTTGAAGACAAATCTGCATCATCCTTGTGCTTTGGAGCTCAGAGAGATCTTTTACAGCAAAACACGGTAGCCGACAATCAGACTCAGACGATTAACCTTTTCAATGATCTGGAGAACATCCTTTCTGACACCATGGCCAGTGGAGCTCAAAGCTGCGGGTCGGGCTTGGGTCCGGTGCAAGAGCAGCACACGGGCATCGACTTTGACATTGAGGATTTCCTCAACGCGACTCATATTCAGACTCAGACGGACGAGAGTGCCTTGGGAGGATTGAGCTCAGACACACCCCTGGAGCTCCTCGACATTGAGACGCAGACTGACTTCTTCCTGTTTGATAACCTTGAGGATGGTCATCATTGCGATGTCAGCACCAGGGTCCAAACAAACGATcttgaactggagatgtttgaCACGCAAACCCAAACAGATCTGAACTTTCTACTAGACCCCAGTAATCACATGTCTCTAGGCAGCATCCTAAGACACTCCAGCTTCAACATGAGCACCGAGTCCTCAGACACCGAGACCCAGACAGAAACCAGGGCTCCTGCTCCTCCACCTACTCTACAACTGCCTTGTTCCAATGATGGACAGATCAGACTTAGCAGCACAGAAACCCAGACGGTCCCCAGTTCCTCCAGCCTGGGCCACCTTTTTCTAACCAGTAACGAGACACAGACAGTCATGGACGATTTCCTGTCAGCAGACCTGGCTTGGAACGTGGACTCCCATTTCAGTTCAGTGGAAACCCAAACCGGTGAAGACCTCCTGTCTTTGTTTCAGCACTCAGACAAAGACATCAGCTGA
- the si:ch73-103b9.2 gene encoding uncharacterized protein C16orf46 homolog: MDAEQHLTTDIFENPDFDTPLCKRIVEALLDISEENLGEQEVHENPNQTGWDEAVQGWGQCSPLSCLFAAAQQKSKKLKPELSASHCVLCNDLKDLQIGPRHAASEATYEISEERPGSVSPSLEHVNRSPSTSSSASSSDEESSDINLKDRTIRKGRPGNKLLFGTEKFTPDKLLSHLPQPDARCLFLKDRNVEKVVLLGRVMVLPPVNVPTNSNTNPKSLNFSKRREDSGGTRQAVVSEKPGVDGDQEKSLQIPQGSVLPKQRPTQHQCHLLSDLSISRKYQILNNMAEAQPSANSHPERNLRQEGLIRSHVRHNSGHKSRLSRKEKNLRRAEPELPMLLGTRIQIPVSTQRLL; encoded by the exons ATGGATGCTGAGCAACATTTGACCACAGATATATTTGAGAATCCGGATTTCGATACACCGCTTTGCAAAAGAATTGTAGAAGCGCTGCTGGATATTAGCGAGGAAAACCTAGGAGAGCAGGAAGTTCACGAGAATCCCAACCAAACCGGCTGGGATGAAGCT GTCCAAGGTTGGGGTCAGTGTTCGCCTTTGTCCTGTCTGTTTGCTGCTGCACAACAAAAGAGCAAGAAGCTCAAACCGGAGCTCTCAGCCTCGCATTGTGTTCTCTGCAACGATTTGAAGGACCTTCAGATCGGTCCCAGACATGCTGCTTCAGAAGCTACCTACGAGATATCTGAAGAGCGTCCGGGCAGCGTTTCTCCGTCTCTGGAACATGTAAACAGAAGCCCAAGCACCAGTAGTTCTGCCTCATCCTCAGATGAAGAATCATCAGATATCAATCTTAAGGACAGGACCATCAGAAAAGGCCGGCCGGGAAATAAACTGCTGTTTGGGACTGAAAAGTTCACACCTGACAAACTGCTCTCTCATCTACCTCAACCGGATGCTCGGTGCCTGTTTCTGAAAGATAGAAATGTTGAGAAAGTGGTCCTGCTCGGTCGTGTTATGGTATTACCTCCAGTAAATGTGCCAACGAATTCAAACACTAATCCAAAGAGCTTGAATTTTTCAAAGAGGAGAGAGGACAGCGGTGGAACAAGACAAGCTGTCGTTAGTGAGAAACCTGGTGTTGATGGAGATCAGGAAAAATCCTTGCAGATCCCCCAAGGATCTGTTCTGCCCAAGCAAAGACCAACGCAGCACCAGTGTCACCTGCTATCTGATTTAAGTATCTCCAGAAAGTATCAGATTCTCAACAACATGGCAGAGGCTCAACCCAGTGCCAACTCTCACCCGGAACGAAACCTGAGGCAGGAGGGGCTGATCAGGTCACATGTACGGCACAATTCTGGCCACAAATCGCGGTTAAGCCGCAAGGAGAAAAATCTGAGACGGGCAGAACCCGAGCTTCCGATGCTGTTGGGCACCAGGATCCAGATACCAGTGTCCACTCAGAGATTACTGTAG
- the LOC132851798 gene encoding protein phosphatase 1 regulatory subunit 3E, whose protein sequence is MENEATGEVAVMLPPKNCLPRNYSCIAGLFGSLTANQKMDDGEKTEGEEEEEEEEEDVTGECEPLEMRVVDERPRGRESLPKPPPSPGLRRRCKSLPSSAERAKLEVARICSPSSQKKVRFADSLGLELITVRHFDDTDVPVTPDRVMDKFKKARALHLNNFEQSNGLTQSTFVETLFTTPGSQPDFEERLQSSKVLLESVETDEFSVSGVVRVLNLAFEKCVTLRYSLNNWLTFMDVPASYVPQSCDGVSDKFHFKIVTPAFFEGSGSLQFAVRYCVGTDQFWDNNDGKNYKVRRHRFKISPPREWDNGWIHFI, encoded by the coding sequence atggaaaacgAAGCGACCGGAGAAGTCGCGGTCATGCTGCCTCCGAAAAACTGCCTCCCGAGAAATTACAGTTGCATCGCGGGCTTGTTTGGGAGCCTGACCGCAAACCAGAAGATGGATGACGGCGAGAAAACTGAAggcgaggaggaagaggaggaggaggaggaggacgtgACCGGTGAGTGCGAGCCGTTAGAAATGCGCGTTGTAGATGAGAGGCCGAGGGGTCGGGAATCCCTACCGAAGCCGCCGCCGAGTCCCGGCCTGCGCCGCCGGTGCAAATCCTTACCGAGCTCCGCCGAGAGAGCCAAACTGGAAGTGGCGCGGATCTGTAGCCCGTCCAGCCAGAAGAAAGTGCGCTTCGCCGACTCGCTCGGTCTGGAGCTCATCACCGTGCGCCACTTCGACGACACCGACGTGCCTGTAACACCAGACCGTGTCATGGACAAGTTCAAAAAGGCAAGAGCTCTCCACCTGAACAACTTCGAGCAGTCAAACGGCTTGACGCAGTCCACCTTCGTGGAGACGCTGTTCACGACCCCGGGCTCGCAACCCGACTTCGAGGAGCGTCTGCAAAGCTCCAAGGTGCTGCTGGAATCCGTGGAGACCGACGAGTTCAGCGTCTCTGGTGTCGTGCGTGTCCTGAACTTGGCGTTTGAGAAGTGCGTGACACTGAGATACTCGCTCAACAACTGGTTAACCTTCATGGACGTTCCGGCCTCCTACGTGCCGCAGTCGTGCGACGGTGTCAGTGACAAGTTCCACTTCAAGATCGTCACGCCGGCGTTCTTCGAAGGAAGCGGCAGCCTCCAGTTCGCCGTCCGCTACTGCGTCGGGACGGACCAGTTCTGGGACAACAACGACGGCAAAAACTACAAAGTGCGACGCCACAGATTCAAAATCTCGCCTCCGCGCGAATGGGATAACGGCTGGATCCACTTCATCTAG